GTGCCCGAAATGCGGTTGATCCAGGCCATGTGAGTTTGGGTCATTCTGTCTCTGAGAATCCCCACGCCGAAACTGAGGGTCAGCCACCAGGCAGCCGAGCCCGCAAAGACTCCCGACACCATGACCAGCGGCGAGCCGGTCGTTTTTCCCAGCATCGTCCCCGCAAAGATGGCGGCGAAGGATAGGATGGTCATCGGGTTGGTGAGGGTCAAAAAGAAAGTGGAGGTGTACATGCTCAACAATCCGCCCTGCGAGGCATTTGCGGGTTTATCCGCGGGTTTTTCCAGAAACGTCTTCACGCCCAAATAGAGCAGGAACGATCCGCCTGCGATCCTCAGCCAGAACGCATTTTCGACGAGCAGCCCGGTGACGGCGGTCAGCCCGAAGGCGGCGATCGCGCCATAGATCATGTCCGCGCTGGCGGCGCCCAACCCGGAAACGAAGCCCGCCAGGCGGCCGTTCGCCAACGTGCGGCGGATGCATAATACGCCGATCGGTCCGACCGGCGCGGCGATGGAGATCCCGATGATGAAGGCGCGGAGAAAAAGCATATGTCACCTGCAGGCGATTTGGTAGGCATCCAGGTCCCGGTTCTTGTGCAGGGCATTGAAATTCATCCGATTTGCCGCCTCACAGAACATCCGCGGGGATAGATCGTATTCGATCACGAAGACAGGTTTGCCAGACTCGACAAAGGGCAAAAGCAGTTCGCACTCGTTGTATGAGAAACATTCCTCGTTGATAATCCAGTCGAAATACGGGAGCAGGTCTTCGATCTGGTCAAGGTCGTTCTTCAAGCCGATGGCCAATCCGCGCTCGTGCGCCGCCCCTGCAAGAAAGATATTGAACTCGATCTGATCTTCATATGTCAGGGGAAAACCCGTATCCGATTCGTATCCGTTGACGTTATCCGGGTCCACGCCGTCGCAGCCTTTGTTGACCGCCAGGTCAAGCCGCCTTTCAAGGACCGGTCGCAGGCTTTCGATATTTCGAATATCCAGCCAGGATTCACCTTCCCACTCATGCATTGGTTTGCCCAGTGTTTCAATGGGAAAGTCGCCTGCATCCGGCCGCCAGTCTTCGTACGAACCGGCGCTGAAATAACAGACGACGAGAACGCCCCGATCTTTGATCATTTGAATCTTATCCGCACCGATATCAAACAGGTCGAGGTTGTACATATCCACATCCAACGAATAATCCACCGCGCCTGAATATTGGATATGCCACGTCATCTTTGAAGGAAGCCCAACCCCGGCATCTCGGCTGCAGGAAGATGTCGCTAGAAGGACCAATAAGCAAAACAGACAAGGCAGGGTTACCGGCTTGATTGACATTCGAACAAAAAAAGACAGCCGATTAGTGCATGGCTGTCTTTCATCTTGTCTTTACGCGTTTGCGCCGCGGCCGAACCACGTGGTCCACTCGCGCTTTTCCCACAACACCAGGATCGGAGCCGCCACGAAAATGGAGGAGTAGGTTCCGCTCAGGAGACCTACCAGGAGAATCACAGCGAATTCCTGGAGGGTTATCCCGCCGAATAATGCCAGGGAAAGCAGAAGAAATTCAACGGTCATCAATTGGGTGTTGATCGAACGCTGAAGGGTCTGGACGATGGAATGGTTGACAAGGGTTTCGTATTCGAGCCTGCGCAGAAGGTTTGCGTTCTCCCGGATTCGGTCGAACACGACCACCTTGTCCTGCACCGAAAAACCGATGACAGTCAACAATGCGGTCAGGAAGAGGGCATCCATCTGCCAATCGAAGTAACGAGCGCCGATCCCGGCGATGCTGAAAACGACCGCCACGTCGTGTACCATGGCAATGATCGCGCAAACCCCGTACCGGAAGGCGTTTTGCACTTTTCTAAATGCCAGCGTGATGTAGATCACCACACCCAATGCCGCGACCCCGACCGCCAATGCCGCGCGCGATGCGACCTGCGCCCCGATGGTCGGACCGACGCTGTCGAAGCTGATCACAGTCACCGGCTCGCCGGTGGCTTCCTGCATGGCTGTCAGGATTTCGTCGCGCGCTTCGTTTGTCAGGAAGGAGGAGCGGATCTGCACGGATCCCGTCTCGGTTGTCGTGACCTGGGCGTCATCGATGCCGGCTTCTTCATAGATCGAGATGATGGATTCCGTGTCGAGTCCCTTGCCCTCGGCAAAGGTCACTTCAAAAAGGCTTCCGCCTGTGAAGTCGATCGAAAGGGGCAGCCCATCCACGGCAAGGAGGATCAACCCGGGCACGATCACAAAGAGGGAGAATAGAAAGTACAGGTAACGTTTGCTGAGTATATCGATCATGGGAATATCCTATATGCCAAACCAGAGGTCGTAATTCTTCGGCTTGAAG
This portion of the Anaerolineales bacterium genome encodes:
- a CDS encoding LysE family transporter, which produces MLFLRAFIIGISIAAPVGPIGVLCIRRTLANGRLAGFVSGLGAASADMIYGAIAAFGLTAVTGLLVENAFWLRIAGGSFLLYLGVKTFLEKPADKPANASQGGLLSMYTSTFFLTLTNPMTILSFAAIFAGTMLGKTTGSPLVMVSGVFAGSAAWWLTLSFGVGILRDRMTQTHMAWINRISGTIIFVFGIYALIGAI
- a CDS encoding endo alpha-1,4 polygalactosaminidase; this translates as MSIKPVTLPCLFCLLVLLATSSCSRDAGVGLPSKMTWHIQYSGAVDYSLDVDMYNLDLFDIGADKIQMIKDRGVLVVCYFSAGSYEDWRPDAGDFPIETLGKPMHEWEGESWLDIRNIESLRPVLERRLDLAVNKGCDGVDPDNVNGYESDTGFPLTYEDQIEFNIFLAGAAHERGLAIGLKNDLDQIEDLLPYFDWIINEECFSYNECELLLPFVESGKPVFVIEYDLSPRMFCEAANRMNFNALHKNRDLDAYQIACR
- the secF gene encoding protein translocase subunit SecF; translation: MIDILSKRYLYFLFSLFVIVPGLILLAVDGLPLSIDFTGGSLFEVTFAEGKGLDTESIISIYEEAGIDDAQVTTTETGSVQIRSSFLTNEARDEILTAMQEATGEPVTVISFDSVGPTIGAQVASRAALAVGVAALGVVIYITLAFRKVQNAFRYGVCAIIAMVHDVAVVFSIAGIGARYFDWQMDALFLTALLTVIGFSVQDKVVVFDRIRENANLLRRLEYETLVNHSIVQTLQRSINTQLMTVEFLLLSLALFGGITLQEFAVILLVGLLSGTYSSIFVAAPILVLWEKREWTTWFGRGANA